The Acropora palmata chromosome 10, jaAcrPala1.3, whole genome shotgun sequence genome contains a region encoding:
- the LOC141893747 gene encoding uncharacterized protein LOC141893747 has translation MGNSLTNLYPFLTNGSLRLEKNEAVCVEEKSSSVVFLPQRCPNGTEPHKNGFLCVNCAVGYYGVANGTCLPCPSGSYQPNVGRTECIKCPFRRSRTESGAFARSQCIDISNPCRPHIPIIKNAQPPSEKKQLYRSGEVIEVQCENGYRGIGNATRECNEGNWTSTTDFYCQKTCLSPWTEFRKRCYMVTAPSSYSWKGASASCLSMQSHMLSITSDEENSFAANLAKAYIKKNNLGQVQIWLGLFKAHSPAKFQWADGSPLGSYSNWAPGEPNNAGNFELCSNMMAYGSVFRYKMWNDVRCDTTNYKPITVCERAMRKGA, from the exons ATGGGGAATAGCCTGACCAATTTATACCCTTTTCTAACCAATGGGAGCTTAAGACTTGAAAAGAATGAAGCAGTATGTGTGGAGGAGAAAAGCTCTTCCGTTGTGTTTCTTCCACAACGATGTCCCAATGGAACGGAGCCTCATAAAAATGGATTTCTCTGTG tgaaCTGTGCTGTTGGTTACTACGGAGTCGCAAACGGAACTTGTCTGCCATGTCCTTCAGGCTCCTACCAGCCCAATGTCGGAAGAACTGAGTGCATTAAATGCCCATTTAGACGCTCTAGAACAGAAAGTGGGGCGTTTGCACGATCTCAGTGTATCGACATCT ccAATCCGTGCCGACCACATATTCCAATCATCAAAAATGCCCAACCCCCCAGCGAAAAGAAGCAGCTTTACCGCAGTGGTGAAGTTATCGAAGTACAATGCGAAAATGGATATAGAGGCATAGGAAATGCGACGAGGGAGTGTAATGAAGGCAACTGGACATCCACAACTGACTTTTACTGTCAAA AGACCTGTCTGTCACCTTGGACGGAATTTAGAAAACGTTGTTACATGGTAACTGCTCCGAGCTCTTACAGTTGGAAAGGTGCATCAGCAAGTTGCCTTTCAATGCAGTCACATATGCTGTCCATAACGTCAGACGAAGAAAACAGCTTTGCGGCAAACCTTGCCAAG GCAtatatcaagaaaaacaacttgggACAAGTGCAGATATGGCTAGGGCTTTTCAAGGCTCACTCCCCCGCGAAATTTCAGTGGGCGGATGGAAGTCCTCTCGGAAGCTACTCAAATTGGGCTCCAGGGGAACCCAACAATGCTGGAAACTTTGAGCTATGTTCAAATATGATGGCGTATGGAAGCGTGTTCAGATATAAAATGTGGAATGACGTGCGATGTGACACAACTAATTACAAGCCTATAACCGTCTGTGAGAGAGCTATGCGGAAAGGAgcttaa